A genome region from Pleurocapsa minor HA4230-MV1 includes the following:
- a CDS encoding glycosyltransferase family 2 protein, whose protein sequence is MTKVSAIIPAYNAMKYLPESLDSILAQTYPDFEVIIVNDGSTDNLCEWASQLTDPRVKLISQENRGLAGARNTGLNHAQGQYIAYLDADDLWDATKLAKQVEVLEQNSEVGLVYTWVERIDQNGKSLGKPFKINLQGDIWEKLTEKNVIAPSNAMIRRSCFEKVGMFDASLQAYGEDWDMWLRIAASYSVRVIPETLCSYRECHTSASKNLQALAEGQAVVIERTFASVSSKLIPLKGKSYGFAYLHLASQSLQSYQPNYAIASNYLQQAVTYYPQLKFSKEYLRLNLTVWLMNRFGINAYHKLHYGFRALRRYLVSIV, encoded by the coding sequence ATGACTAAAGTTTCCGCGATCATTCCTGCATACAATGCTATGAAGTATTTGCCTGAAAGTCTCGATAGCATTTTGGCACAAACTTATCCAGATTTTGAGGTGATTATTGTTAATGATGGTAGCACCGATAACCTGTGCGAGTGGGCATCACAACTAACAGATCCTAGAGTCAAATTGATTTCTCAGGAAAATCGAGGTCTGGCAGGAGCGCGAAATACAGGCTTAAATCATGCCCAAGGACAATATATTGCCTATCTAGATGCTGATGATCTATGGGATGCTACTAAGCTTGCTAAGCAAGTAGAGGTTTTGGAGCAAAATTCTGAAGTGGGACTAGTTTATACTTGGGTAGAGCGTATCGATCAAAACGGCAAATCTCTTGGAAAACCTTTTAAAATCAATTTACAAGGTGACATTTGGGAAAAACTTACGGAGAAAAATGTAATTGCTCCTAGTAATGCCATGATTCGCCGTTCCTGTTTTGAAAAAGTGGGGATGTTCGATGCAAGTTTGCAAGCCTATGGCGAAGATTGGGATATGTGGTTGAGAATTGCAGCTTCCTATTCTGTTCGAGTCATACCAGAAACTCTCTGTTCTTATCGAGAGTGTCATACGAGTGCCTCTAAAAATTTGCAAGCATTGGCTGAAGGACAAGCAGTAGTAATAGAAAGAACCTTTGCTTCTGTTTCATCGAAATTAATTCCTCTTAAAGGAAAAAGTTATGGTTTTGCTTATCTTCATTTAGCCAGTCAATCACTACAAAGTTATCAGCCCAATTATGCGATCGCATCTAATTATCTCCAACAAGCAGTTACTTATTATCCTCAACTGAAGTTTTCTAAAGAATATTTGCGTCTCAACTTAACAGTTTGGTTAATGAATCGGTTTGGTATTAATGCTTATCACAAATTGCATTATGGATTTCGCGCTTTGCGACGTTATTTAGTCTCTATAGTTTAA
- a CDS encoding glycosyltransferase has protein sequence MPIISVIIPAYNSELTIKETIESVQKQTFTDFEIIVIDDGSQDGTIELVKSLVKLEPRLKIFCYENAGVAVARNRGIELAQGEFISLLDADDLWTPNKLELQLKALKDYPKAGVAYSWTNPIDEQGKILFLGTRPVWEGNVYGELLQTNFLSNGSNILVRREAIKSIHGFPTDFPVASDWDFYLKLAFKWSFAVVPQYQILYRQRLNSMSSNIEALMQENCAVLERAYQIAPTELQSYRNKSLKNLYLYSAELYLKQRKDVKSINQVGRNLWIAIRFYPFTLFNKNTQRTLIKFCWKKLLSIKNY, from the coding sequence ATGCCGATAATTTCTGTTATTATCCCTGCATACAATTCCGAACTTACTATTAAAGAAACAATTGAATCAGTACAAAAGCAAACTTTTACTGATTTTGAGATAATTGTCATTGATGACGGTTCTCAAGATGGTACGATCGAATTGGTTAAAAGTCTTGTCAAATTAGAACCTCGTCTGAAAATTTTCTGCTACGAAAACGCAGGAGTCGCAGTTGCTCGTAATAGAGGAATTGAGCTTGCTCAAGGAGAGTTTATATCTCTATTAGATGCCGACGATCTCTGGACTCCAAATAAGTTAGAATTGCAGCTAAAAGCTTTAAAAGATTATCCTAAAGCAGGAGTTGCCTATAGTTGGACTAACCCTATAGACGAGCAAGGCAAAATTTTGTTTTTAGGCACTCGTCCTGTTTGGGAGGGAAATGTTTATGGAGAACTATTGCAAACCAACTTCTTATCAAACGGCTCGAACATCTTAGTTCGTCGAGAGGCAATAAAATCAATTCATGGCTTTCCCACCGACTTTCCTGTAGCCTCAGATTGGGATTTTTATCTCAAATTAGCCTTTAAATGGTCTTTTGCGGTCGTACCTCAATACCAAATTTTGTATCGTCAACGTTTAAACAGTATGTCTTCTAATATTGAAGCTTTGATGCAAGAAAACTGTGCCGTACTAGAAAGAGCATATCAAATAGCACCCACAGAATTGCAATCTTATCGCAACAAAAGTTTAAAAAATTTATATTTGTATTCTGCTGAATTATATTTGAAACAAAGAAAAGATGTCAAAAGTATAAATCAAGTAGGACGAAATTTATGGATAGCAATTCGTTTTTATCCGTTCACTTTATTTAATAAAAATACTCAAAGAACTTTAATTAAATTTTGCTGGAAAAAATTACTATCAATTAAAAATTACTAA
- a CDS encoding lipopolysaccharide biosynthesis protein, whose translation MLINKLKNSLSNRFLRNVGWLGASELVNRVFRLGTTVTLARVFSPQDYGLMAVIYTIFDLVTVFIFKGGIGAKVIQAEEEQVATIANTSYWLNWIVCIALFLVQSLAAWPIAQFYDNNQLILPICVIAIMYLAYPFFLTNCALIERENRLKVIAMCTASQSIVINIFTIIFALVGMKIWSIVIPMLMVVPVWFIFSWKNHKWRPPKSFSLENWRMIVNYGKNLIGVELLTKLRLNLDYLIVGKFLGVEQLGLYYFAFNAGSGITNNIVNSLMTALFPHLCNARGDGQDLKERYFKSLKTISLTVIPIVILQSALSPFYVPIIFGEKWVKAIPILILICLSVIPMTFKHAGSLLLNSIDQTHISLYFDLIYTIIFALAIFISVQQGILTVAITVLAINLLFSLIFSIYSSQMTFTKKV comes from the coding sequence ATGCTAATTAACAAGCTAAAAAATTCGCTATCAAATCGATTTTTACGTAATGTTGGCTGGTTAGGTGCATCAGAACTAGTCAATCGAGTTTTTAGATTAGGTACAACAGTTACTTTAGCTCGTGTATTTAGTCCTCAAGACTATGGGTTGATGGCTGTAATTTATACTATTTTTGATTTAGTAACTGTATTTATCTTCAAAGGTGGTATTGGAGCTAAAGTTATACAAGCAGAAGAAGAGCAAGTTGCCACTATTGCTAATACTTCTTACTGGCTTAATTGGATAGTATGTATTGCTCTTTTTTTGGTTCAAAGTCTGGCAGCTTGGCCTATAGCTCAATTTTATGATAACAATCAGCTAATTTTGCCTATTTGTGTCATAGCAATTATGTATTTGGCTTATCCTTTCTTTCTAACTAACTGTGCCTTAATTGAGCGAGAAAATAGATTAAAAGTAATTGCTATGTGTACAGCAAGTCAGTCAATTGTCATTAATATTTTTACCATTATTTTCGCCCTTGTAGGCATGAAAATTTGGTCTATTGTCATACCAATGCTAATGGTAGTTCCAGTCTGGTTTATTTTTAGCTGGAAAAATCATAAGTGGCGACCGCCAAAATCTTTTAGTTTAGAAAATTGGCGAATGATAGTTAATTACGGTAAAAATTTAATTGGAGTTGAATTATTAACCAAATTACGCCTTAATTTAGATTATTTAATAGTCGGTAAATTTCTGGGAGTAGAACAACTAGGATTATATTATTTTGCTTTTAATGCAGGTTCAGGAATTACCAATAATATTGTTAATTCTTTGATGACAGCTTTATTTCCTCATCTTTGTAATGCCAGAGGTGATGGCCAAGACTTGAAGGAACGTTATTTTAAAAGCTTAAAGACTATTTCCTTAACTGTGATTCCAATTGTTATTCTTCAATCAGCTTTATCGCCGTTCTATGTACCAATCATCTTTGGTGAAAAATGGGTTAAAGCCATTCCCATTTTAATTTTAATTTGTCTTTCTGTTATACCCATGACTTTTAAGCATGCAGGTTCTTTATTATTAAATTCTATTGATCAAACTCACATATCCCTTTATTTTGACTTAATTTATACAATTATTTTTGCTCTGGCAATTTTTATTTCTGTGCAACAAGGAATATTAACCGTTGCGATTACTGTACTGGCAATTAATCTTTTATTTTCTTTAATTTTTAGTATTTATTCTAGCCAAATGACATTTACTAAAAAAGTTTAA